The sequence GGCGGCTTCGTCGAGTTCGTCACAGGCGAGCGCAGTCTGCATGGCCGCGATGTTGTCTTCGAACCAGACGAGGTCGGCATCGCTGACCGCCAGCGCCGCCATGCGCGCGACAAAGCCTTCCAGCGCGAAACGCATCTGGTAGGTATCCGGCAGCGACGACTGCTCCGCGAAACGCCACGACTGCGCAGCCGTGGCCTGCGCACTCTCCACATAAACGCCCTTACCGGGACGGATCATCAGCAGACCGAGCGCTTCGAGCGTCGAAAGCGCCTCGCGCAGCGACGCGCGGCTGATCGCCAGTTCTTCGGAGAGCTGACGTTGCGCCGGCAGCAAACTACCCAGGGGATAGACGCCCGCTTCGATCCGTTCGCGGATGGTCGCGATGGCGGCATCAGTGACGGTATGCGGAACGTTTTTCATTGTGGCTCACTTGGGTGCGCGGTCTGACCAGTATTGTAGTACGCGTTCGGAGCGCTCGTACGCGCATCGTGACACGCGCAGAATCCGGCCCCGAAACGCTGGGAAAGTAACGGGTAAACACCGTGTTTAGAATCCTTGACGCCAGTATATCGGTTTCCTACTATTCGAGATAACAGAACTGGTCGGACCAGTCTGAACAGATGTAAATCCTAGGAGGAAGCCGTGTTGAAATTCTTCAATTCGCTGTTTGGCCGGGTCGTCATAGCGCTGGTGGCAGGTATCGTAATTGGCGCCTTTTTTCCGCATTTCGCCCAGTCGCTACGCCCGCTCGGCGACGGCTTTCTCAAGCTGATCAAGATGGTGATCGGCCCGATCGTCTTCTGCGTGGTGGTGAGCGGCATGGCGAATGCCGGCGACCTGCGCAAAGTTGGCCGCGTCGGTTTGAAGGCGGTGGTGTACTTCGAGGCCATGACGACCATTGCGCTCGTGATCGGCGCAGTGCTCGCCTACGCAACGCGGCCTGGTGTCGGCATGAACATCAACCTGAACTCGCTCGACCCCGCTTCACTGGCGACCTACACCGAGCATGCGAAGAGCCTCAAGGACACGGCCGGCTTTCTGCTGAAGATCATCCCCGACACGGCGATCAACGCATTCGCGACCGGCGACATTCTGCAAATTCTCGTGTTTTCGGTGCTGTTCGGCTCGGCGCTGTCGCTGCTGGGCAATAAGGCGCAGCGCGTCAACGTCCTGATCGACGAGCTTTCGCAGGTGTTTTTCCGCATCATGAGTTTCATCATCAAGCTCGCGCCGCTTGGCGTGCTCGGCGCGATCGCGTTCACGACCGGCACCTATGGCGTCGAGTCGCTCAAGCAACTCGGCATGCTCGTGCTGGTGTTCTACGCGAGCTGCTTCGTGTTCGTGGCGGTAGTACTGGGCATCGTGATGCGCCTGGCCG comes from Burkholderia sp. GAS332 and encodes:
- a CDS encoding transcriptional regulator, GntR family — encoded protein: MKNVPHTVTDAAIATIRERIEAGVYPLGSLLPAQRQLSEELAISRASLREALSTLEALGLLMIRPGKGVYVESAQATAAQSWRFAEQSSLPDTYQMRFALEGFVARMAALAVSDADLVWFEDNIAAMQTALACDELDEAARLDYDFHMRIVSIAGNAAIESILSSAAEIMKESQRMPFYRRELVLSTYTEHRAILDALTARDSAAAGKAIETHISNAAQRAGVYFPTPQA
- a CDS encoding aerobic C4-dicarboxylate transport protein yields the protein MLKFFNSLFGRVVIALVAGIVIGAFFPHFAQSLRPLGDGFLKLIKMVIGPIVFCVVVSGMANAGDLRKVGRVGLKAVVYFEAMTTIALVIGAVLAYATRPGVGMNINLNSLDPASLATYTEHAKSLKDTAGFLLKIIPDTAINAFATGDILQILVFSVLFGSALSLLGNKAQRVNVLIDELSQVFFRIMSFIIKLAPLGVLGAIAFTTGTYGVESLKQLGMLVLVFYASCFVFVAVVLGIVMRLAGFSIFKLIRYLREELSIVLGTASSDAVLPQIMRKLEWMGVKDSTVGLVIPTGYSFNLDGFSIYLTLAVIFIAQATNTPLSIHDLIVVVLVSLVTSKGAHGIPGSAIVILAATLSAIPAIPVLGLVLILPVDWFVGIARALTNLIGNCVATVVVAVWENDIDRARAHRVLNRDEALRYVPAGEDAGVEPAAGEHVPAV